ccctttttctccatcgctgtccaccaaactactaaggcgtaggttagtattggtctaatcacactactgtagagccagtggactatcctcggattcaggacccatatcgagcctacggcccgtctacaaagcgcccaacatctgtgagccttctcagtacgctcctgcattcaatttcctgtcgaaGATTTTTACCTTGTCCGAAGTATTTTACCTTgtccgatatcgaaatcgttttattggggaaacgtggtgcgtttaattggcccaccttAGTCTTCCTCGCGAGCtggcatatttcagtcatatgccatatgcaagacccttgcGGCCCTtgtgcatagctggttcggatccttaccccttagaagtataataacatcgtctgcatagcagacggattcaattccctcctcagtcagcatccgtaataggtcatttatgctggccacccataggagtggcgatacaATGTCCCCCTGTGGCATGCTCTGTGGCACTTTCTCCctaatatttatgccatgggacccgcaatttatccacctgttccttagcatatggtttatccagtctctaaggaccgggtccaccggGTACAGGTCAAAGgcttggatcagtgtgtcggtccatacattgttaaaagctccctcCGTGTCaacgcataccgccagtgtaaacgttttggcatcaaaggattcttctattttaagcataacctcgtgcagggcaatctccaccgaccatcgcttgacatagacatgctgtttgtatttgagcagttcgctggatgtcatactctttatcatggtgtccacaatacgtggGTCTGTAGCtccttggtgtcgcataacttgccttgcggggcttgggtataaacaccacccttgcttcctgtcaggctttcggagtatatgcaagaccCAGGCACGCTACGTAAATATTGGACAGGTGGGGCGTTCGATAGTCTGgcttcttctgtagtaacgccggaaatattcgtcattaacgctatcgacctgtagCAGAAAGGCTTCcaagaggcacgttttgccgctctgcaTTCCTTGAGACGTGTGTAATGTGATTTAGTGTTGGAACAAATTAGAGGGAAACTTACTTCTTacaatatcaattgagtgccgcccgtttcaaatttaagctcaatgacacgGGGacctccgaacggcgtgtcactgaaaagtgacacctctttgttgagaatttgtacatggctgaaattctaacaaatgttgccagcatttggtgaggggataaccactgctgaaaaaattAAAGTTGTTCTCGCCGATAGGATTTGAACACGGGCGTTTGGGCAGGATAGGCGGGCATTCTCacctatgcaccacggtggctcccTAGCGGTAGCGGAGCCGTGTGTAACAcatatcccaatatacttccgctctTTTACCACGTGCTCTGTAAAAAAGTCTGTGGAcctttttcccaatattgcaaatCTTCCCTGTCATCTAGcgattttcttgggctgattttctttcccgaagaggacaactatcttcgaaagactccagcattgcagtcgtaatcctgttgacattttcgtcaatgtcttccaggcttggacaatctaaattatcttgttcAAGTCTTCtcctgagtagtcttccgattTTAgttcagttggttttcaactggCCATGCTAAACCTAatgtcagagaaagagtgttccatggagaccctccaatcctgaacctcatcaatTAGATTTCCGGaatatatcgtcacatctaatacctcctccctaatcctattaacaaagctagcggtgttaccaatattaactGTGATTAACTGTCGTTAgcattcaagaactctgccagggcttggtccCGCCTATTGGTATTGGAACTACACTACAAAATGTGGTGAGacttcgcatcgcaccctattagtatctcgtttcctgtctgttttgctttcttcGCCAGccattgcagctccgacgtgagtGGCGATGTCGGAGTGTCGAAAGGCAGacaaagtgatgccaggtatgttcCACCACTGTTGCCTTCGCAGTTgccaactctggggaaaatacataattaaaacttttatgaCATATAACACAGTCCTCGGCCTGTTAGCATAAAATAATTGGTACTTGATATGGTTCAatgcagaaactttgttccgggtcgtccatggttcctgaattaaggcaatatgaatcttgcccttgctaatTTTTTCCATTAGAACGtttgtagcagtctcgctccgttggatgtttatctggattacctcaatcactGGTAATCTTGTAAAGGGGCTTTGGTGTAAGATACTGTGAACTTTTGGAACTTGTAAGGCTTAACCGTGAGCTCGTGTTTCAACATATTTTACATCTTTTCAAGGGATATTTCCAGCCCTTTagccatatagctgccactttGTCGTAGATTTCGTTGAATTCGAGCCTTTAGATGCCGAACCATTTCAGGTGTTGTTACAGTTGTTGCTGCGatgcacaaacattttgttcactttaaggtgtttgagttcgccagcAATAGACTACAGCGGTTTTATAGCCAAATATAACACAATTACTTAAATACGCTTGAACTCCATCAAGAACACCTaacttattttaaaataaactcAGAAACAGATGTTTTTGGTGGCGCGTAAACAATATAATGAGCtatcaaaaaaaacaaatatcatgCAGCCATCGTTTCTAGTTTGACTGATATACCATCTGGGTAACACCTCGTGTCAGCTAGCCTGTATATCACAATTGAAATATTCGATTGCGCATATACGTTCTTATCCATAGCCAATCTAAATTGGTCACTTCATCAATTGAAACTTATAATGGCATATGGTATAATTGCAGTACTACAGTGATTGAAATTAAGCATTTAATAACAAttctaattgttttattttcgtAGCAGTTATCATCATAAATAGCCGAGTCGTTGTAGGTCACTAAACAAGTACAACCgctaaaatgttgaaaatttttctaaaatatttcaTAATTCTCTTAGCCACTCAAACGGTAATCAAGCAAAACAGTCACATACATATTTCTATCCTATCAAAGACATATTTTTGGCATATTTCAGCTCCATTGCGGCGAAGTAACCATTAAAAGTGTCACCTGTAAAACACATGATGCCAACTTTTCAAGATTCGATTTGTGTGAAATGGCACCAACTGCCAAAAATATCCCAGGCATATCCCTAATCATACGATTTCTTCGATTGCCGGTGACAAATATTCACTTCCGATATGTAGTAGGACGTACAGGCTCCCCTCCGTTGATAGCGCTGAACAACAGTTGGGATCTTTGTGCATTTCTGAGAAATGGAAAATCGTCCAGGGCCTTGGCTACTTTGTTCAAACAAATTGCCTCATTTACCAACATCAATCATAGTTGTCCCTTTAATGTAAGTAAACTAAGGAActgaccaaacaaaaaaaaaaaaacaagcaaatcggataataattgcgacctctagaggctcaagaagtcaagatcccagatcggtttatatggcagctatatcaggttatgaaccgatttgaaccatatttggcacagttgttggatatcataacaaaatactacgtgccaaaattcattcaaattggataagaattgcgcactctagaggttaaaaaagtcaagacccaagatcggtttatatggcagctatatcaggttataaaccgatttgaaccatacttagcacagttgttggatatcgtaacaaaacacgtcgtgcaaaatttcattccaatcggataagaattgcgcactctagaggctcaagaagtcaaaaccccagatcggtgtatatggcagctatatcaaaacatggaccgatatggcccatttacaataccaaccgacctacacttataagaagtatttgtgcaaaatttcaagaggctagctttactccttcggaagttagcgtgctttcgacagacagacggacggacagacggacggacatggctagatcgacataaaatttcacgacgatcaagaatatatatactttatggggtctcagacgaatattttgagtagttacaatcagaatgacgaaattagtataacccccatcttatcgtggagggtataaaaaaagatttaagaAGGCGACGGAGTCCATACAACAAATCGGTTTCGAAGGGGGCTATGTCTATTCTGGTACCATTTGAACCAACATGCAAATCGGAACTTCAAACGAAAAGCTTCGGTCATTCAAACGCCTTAAGGGTACCGGCAGATGGATGGAGGGATGGTACGAGGGaaggacggtaggacggacggacggtaggacggacggtaggacggacggtaggacggacggtaggacggacggtaggacggacggtaggacggacggtaggacggacggtaggacggacggtaggacggacggtaggacggacggtaggacggacggtaggacggacggtaggacggacggtaggacggacggtaggacggacggtaggacggacggtaggacggacggtaggacggacggtaggacggacggtaggacggacggtaggacggacggtaggacggacggtaggacggacggtaggacggacggtaggacggacggtaggacggacggtaggacggacggtaggacggacggtaggacggacggtaggacggacggtaggacggacggtaggacggacggtaggacggacggtaggacggacggtaggacggacggtaggacggacggtaggacggacggtaggacggacggtaggacggacggtaggacggacggtaggacgtccataagcaggttaagttcgaagatgggctacatcggactatatcttgatatagcccctatatagaccgatccgccgatttagggtcttaggcccataaaagccacatttattttccgattttgctgaaaattaggacagtcagttgtgttaggacctttgacattcttcctcaatttggccctgatcggtccagatttggatatagctgccatatagaccgatcctccgatttagggtcttaggcccagaaaagccacaattattatccgatttcgctgaaaatcgggacagtgagttgtgttgggccctttgacattcttcctcattttggccctgatcggtccagatttggatatagctgccatatagaccgatcctccgatttagggtcttagggccataaaagccacattttttatccgattttgctgaaattttggacagtgagttgtgttgggcccttcgacatccttcctcaatttggcccaggtcgatgcagatttggatatagttgccatatagaccgattctccgatttagggttttaggcccataaaagccacatttattgtccgattttgctgaaatttgggacagtgagttgtgttaggcccttcgacatttttcctcaatttggctttgttcggtccagatttggatatagctgtcatttagacccatcctccgatttgcggtcttaggcccataaaagccacatttattgtccgatgtcgccgaaatttaggacagtgagttatattaagccccttgacatacttctgcattgtgtcacagatcgatccagatttgaatatagctgccatatagaccgatctctcgattttaggttttggggccataaaaagcgcatttattgtccgatgtcgccgcaatttgggacagtgagttgtgttaggcccttcgacatacttcttcaatttcactcagatcgatccggatttggatatagctgccgtatagaccgatctctcgatttaatgttttgggcccataaaaggcgcatccattgtccgatgtagccgaaatttggggcagagagttaagttaagcccccccacatgtttctgcaatttggtctagatcgatcaagattggcatatagctgccatatagacagatatctcaatttaaagtcaattttttaatccgatttcactgaaatttgagactcatgttaggctcttcgacatccgtgtcgtatatggttcagatcggtttattttcagataaatctactaaaaagactaatattttgttataataattgaacaatgacttgtacttattagtattttgtccaaatcggaacatatttcgatataactgctatgggacataaggtatgcaattttcactggattttggtgaaaggtggtttacatatatacccgaggtggtgggtatccaaagttcggcccggccgaacttaacgccttttaacttgttctgCTTTCAGCGTATTTAGTTTTTGGTTGTGGCACGCCTTTTCTTTTTCCTAATCAATcaatacattttttcttttaatttttctttgtagCATGAAATAATTGTTAAAAACTTTACCGTGACCAGTAAAAATCAAATCTTCGTCTTCGTACCTGGGGACTACTTTTCTAAGGTTGTTGCCACTATTGATGGAAAAAGGCGATTCACCATTGACGtcataagcaacaaaaaaaactaaagcaaGCTCAACGtcacaaaaaaaacttttcatatcaaatggttttaatttaaattaaatagcACAGATTTTGTGAAACGCCAATTGGAGTGGAtgtaaaataaatgtttctaaACTAAATATCATAAgcattgtagatactattaaaGAACTGTTGTTTGTTATGCTTTATGCACCACAATAGCGTGGAGGTTGTACTTATCtaagtactatatgagagcataaaaaaatttcgcttaaattgcaccacctatctccgagatctggggtttttgaaaattagtgtaagggggagggtccgctccctcttcagatatcaaaaaatgtagtacccaattttcaccacgggatcactgtgcaccatcagtgaaaatttcaagaaaatcggttaagccatttctgagtctataaggaacgtccgctagacagttggccccatATTCCCACGATCAGTAAACAAGTTCTGTTTgggcgggtgttttgggaaaggggtggacccccagaaacgtaatcccacatttggatatcagattcgtatttaactcgcacatacctttcatttgagtcccacattgcagtggtcggtaaatatgtccgatttaggggggtttggggggttggggtggtccccccaaacacctggtccgacaattggatatcagatacgttttctaatcttaaatacctttcatttaagtcccatattgtcgtgattggtcttaatatgtgtttggtaggtttagggtggggcggcccccctaggtaccccatccgaaatttggataccaaatttttatttttaggatactatatgagagcacacaaaatttcgcttaaatcgcagcacccatctccgagatctggcgtttctgaagattgggggtaagggggagggtccactcccccttcagatatcaaaaaaattttgtacccaattttcaccacgggatcactgggcaccatcagtgaaaatttcaagaaaatcggttcagccctttCTGAGTCTAAAAGaagcacacaaacaaacaaacaaacacaaattgatttttataaaaaaaagttaaaaagtcATCCCCCTTATACATATTCATGATACTCTTGACATTCTTAGCCCATATCGGtacgtatttagatatagagccGATCTATAGTGGTTCGGAAATGGCTATAgcctccacataaaccgatttctgtaTCTTATTCTCTattttttatacgcaccaccgaaggatagggggtatattcattttgtcattccgtttgcaacacatcgaaatatccatccacttccgaccctataaagtatatatattcttgatcggcgtaaaaatctaagatttaGACATGtgcgaccgtctgtccgtcggtctattgaaatcacactacaatctatacaaatggagatattgagctgaaactttgcacagattcttttttttgtccataagcaggttaagatcgaagatggactatatcggactatatcttgatgtagcccccatatagaccgatcagcccattaagggtcataggcccataaaagccacatttactatccgatttcgatgaaaattgggacagtgagttgacttaggcccttcgacatccttcgttaatttgccccagatcggtccagatttggatatagctgccatatagaccgacccgccgatttagggtcttaggcccataaaagccacatttattatccgattttgctgaaatttgggtcattgagttgtgttagacccttcgacatcttcgtttatttggctcagatcggtccagatttggatatagctgccatatagaccgatcggccgatttagggtcttaggccgtaataaaagcctcatttactatccgattttgatgaaaattggacagtgagttgtgttaagaccttcgacatccttcgttaatttgggccagatcggtccagatttggatatagctgacatattgaccgatcgctcgatttaaggttttggggccataaaagtcgcatttattgtccgatttcgccgaaatttgggacagtgagttgtgttaggcccttcgacgtctttcttcaatttggcccagatcggtccagatttgcatatagctgccatatagactgatcctccggtttggggtttaggcccataaaagccacatttattatcggattttgctgaaatatgggacagtgagttgcgttaggcccttcgacgtccttcgtcaatttggcccagatcggtctagatttggatatagctgccatataaaccgatccgacgatttagggtcttaggcccataacagccacatttattatccgattttgctgaaaattgggacagtgagctgtgttaggccctccgacatcctttgtaaatttggcacagatcggtccagatttggatatagctgccatatagaccgatctctcggtttaaggttttgggcccataaaaaacgcatttattgcccgatgtcactgaaatttgagacagtgagttatgttaggctcttcgacgtcctgcttcaatttggcccagatcggtccagatttgcatatagctgccatatagaccgatctctcggttttaggttttgggcccataaaaaacgcatttattgcccgatgtcactgaaatttgagacagtgagttatgttaggctcttcgacgtcctgcttcaatttggcccagatcggtccaaatttgaatatagctgcaatatagaccgatttctcgatttaaggttttgggctcataaaaggcgcatttattgtccgatttctccgaaatttgggacagtgcgttgtgttagactcttcgacgtcctgcttcaatttgacccagatcggtccagatttgaatatagctgccatatagactgatctctcgatttaagcttttgggcccataaaaggcgcatttattatccgatttctccgaaatttgggacaatccgttgtgttaggctcttcgacatttttctgcaacttggcccaaatcggttcagatttggatatagctgcgatgtagaccggtatctcgatttaaagtcttggccccataaaaggtgcatttattatccgatttcactgaaatttgtcacagtgactaatgttaggcttttcgatatccgtgtcgtatatggttcagatgggtttatttttacatatagccattaaaaagaccaatattttgttatacacaatagaacaatgacttgtacttataagtatttggtccaaatcggaacatattggttgcccaaaaagtaattgcggatttttcatatagtcggcgttgaaaaattttttcacagcttgtgactctgtaattgcattttttcttctgtcagttatcagctgttacttttagcttgctttagaaaaaagtgtaaaaaaaagtatatttaattaaagttcattctaagttttattaaaaatgcatttactttctttgaaaaaatccgcaattactttttgggcaacccaatatttcgatataactgctatgggacataaggaatggaattttcaccggattttgatgaatggtAGATTTTATACATaaatggtgggtacccaaagttcggcccgttccaacttaatgcctttttacttttttttttttttttgtaatttcttaaatatcagtttttgtttttttgttttctatacaGCATGATGTTATCATACAAAAATTTGCTGTGCCCCatggaaatccaaatttcgtttttttcccTGGTGACTACTTTGCAAAAGTTGAGACTACCATTGATGGGATAAAGCGATTCACCATAGACATAATAATCAACAATCAAATATAAGGCAATTGAAAGAatcttaaaatttcaaatatcaaaTGTTTTCAATTGTAAACCAAATGacacaataaaacaaaattggacCGCAAAATAAAAGTTTCTCATCAAACTGATGAGCATATTTTATCTTAGGCAGCATTATGGAGTTTGTAAAGcggggcgccccggtagccgagttggtagcctaATCTGGTTGCCAGTGCGCAGTCGTGGGCTCGATTTCCAATAGAGGTCTTTTGTTATTGTAgaggggccaaatcggttccgGCTTatcccagataaaccgatccatagtgggatagaatcgaaaaaaaaaaactagtaaaaaatcagCCATTTGAAAATGGGTAGAGATATCGCTTGTGACACTTTTTCCCCCTCACCAATCTTCTCTGTTTGTtttgtcccatatttgaattCTCCGATATAACAGACAGAtttaataaaaacacattttagaGGAATCCACGGTGGTGGTTACCGTTTAACTTCTTAATTGAAGTTATTTTCGATTAGTCAATCAATTTCGTCATTGAAGCCAttccatttttaaattaattgcaGGCATTAATTTCAATGGTTATTTGTTTTCTATATACAAGCCTCTTCCACCGCTATTAAATGTAATCCTATACAACAATGGtttgatttttcaaatttatttttaactttcTATTGTTTTATGGTATAGACATCAATATTAATTGctgcaatatttcaatattattgtactaaaaat
The genomic region above belongs to Stomoxys calcitrans chromosome 5, idStoCalc2.1, whole genome shotgun sequence and contains:
- the LOC131997981 gene encoding uncharacterized protein LOC131997981, translating into MLKIFLKYFIILLATQTLHCGEVTIKSVTCKTHDANFSRFDLCEMAPTAKNIPGISLIIRFLRLPVTNIHFRYVVGRTGSPPLIALNNSWDLCAFLRNGKSSRALATLFKQIASFTNINHSCPFNHDVIIQKFAVPHGNPNFVFFPGDYFAKVETTIDGIKRFTIDIIINNQI